The following are encoded in a window of Rhizobium sp. 11515TR genomic DNA:
- a CDS encoding TetR/AcrR family transcriptional regulator yields MRVSREKFAENREKILAVAGELFREKGFDGIGVAEIMKAAGLTHGGFYGHFDSKDELACEASKALVARSLERWKEVASSSPDQPLEALLAHYLSHRNVVEHATGCVFAALTQEVSRHGPKMQSTFTGGLMGLVEVLEEIVPGETPEERRRKAFASLSAMVGAVILARAMDSSELSQEFLSATRQELSPPPGESNG; encoded by the coding sequence ATGAGAGTGAGCCGGGAGAAATTCGCCGAGAATCGCGAGAAGATCCTTGCCGTGGCAGGCGAGCTCTTTCGCGAGAAGGGTTTCGACGGCATCGGCGTCGCCGAGATCATGAAGGCGGCGGGGCTGACGCATGGCGGCTTTTACGGCCATTTCGACTCGAAGGACGAGCTTGCCTGCGAGGCGAGCAAAGCGCTGGTGGCCCGCTCGCTGGAGCGCTGGAAGGAAGTAGCGTCAAGCTCGCCCGACCAGCCACTGGAAGCGCTGCTCGCCCATTATCTCTCGCATCGCAATGTTGTGGAGCATGCGACCGGTTGCGTCTTCGCGGCGCTGACGCAGGAGGTCAGCCGCCATGGCCCCAAAATGCAATCCACCTTCACCGGCGGCCTGATGGGGCTGGTCGAGGTGCTGGAAGAGATCGTTCCCGGCGAAACGCCGGAGGAGCGCCGTCGCAAGGCGTTTGCCAGCCTTTCGGCCATGGTCGGCGCAGTCATCCTGGCACGCGCGATGGACAGTTCCGAATTGTCGCAGGAATTCCTGTCGGCGACCCGGCAGGAGCTGTCGCCGCCGCCTGGTGAAAGCAACGGCTAA
- a CDS encoding AMP-binding protein gives MKLPPRDTYEALYRDFRWEIPAKFNMGHTVCDAWAERKPDRICLQHFNPDGNHFSMSYGELRDRSASFANALVALGVGAGDRVALLLPQGFETVVAHVAIYKMGAIALPLALLFGAEALEYRLQAAGASAIVTNRFGLERLRPIRDRLSELTQVISIDGAEEGVSGFADLVAAHPPLFEVADTGPDDPALMIFTSGTTGPPKGALHGHRVLPGHIPGMQFAHEGFPQAGDRLWTPSDWAWAGGLLNALLPSLMLGVPVVSSPAQKFDPHMAFRIMAEMEVRNAFIPPTALRLLKSVDNPRAHYDLKLRTIGSAGEALGRETFEWARSALGVSVNEFFGQTECNFVLSSSEAFGVSRAGATGKPVPGHRVAIVDADGIEVPVGETGQIAIKRPDPVMFLGYWQNEAATEAKFANDWLLTGDIGRQDADGYISFVGRDDDVITSSGYRIGPSEIEDCLGGHPAVQLAAAVGKPDAVRTEIVKAYVVLVPGHEPSEALAAEIRKWVKTRLSMHEYPREIEFVDALPLTTSGKVIRRLLRERAIAEAPSSKN, from the coding sequence ATGAAATTGCCCCCGCGTGATACTTATGAAGCCCTCTATCGCGACTTTCGTTGGGAGATTCCGGCGAAATTCAACATGGGGCATACTGTTTGCGATGCCTGGGCCGAACGCAAGCCCGACCGGATCTGCCTTCAGCATTTCAATCCGGACGGCAATCACTTTTCCATGAGCTACGGTGAGTTGCGCGATCGTTCCGCCTCTTTCGCCAATGCGCTTGTCGCGCTTGGGGTTGGGGCGGGAGATCGGGTGGCGCTGCTGCTGCCGCAGGGTTTCGAGACCGTCGTGGCGCATGTGGCGATCTACAAGATGGGCGCCATCGCCCTGCCGCTGGCCTTGCTGTTCGGCGCCGAGGCACTGGAATACCGGCTGCAGGCAGCCGGGGCGTCGGCCATCGTCACCAACCGGTTCGGCCTCGAGCGGCTGCGCCCGATCAGGGACCGGCTGTCCGAACTGACGCAGGTGATCAGCATCGATGGCGCCGAAGAGGGCGTTTCCGGCTTTGCCGATCTGGTGGCGGCACATCCGCCGCTGTTCGAGGTCGCCGATACCGGCCCGGACGATCCGGCCCTGATGATCTTCACGTCAGGCACGACCGGCCCGCCCAAGGGTGCGCTGCATGGCCATCGTGTGCTACCGGGGCATATTCCAGGCATGCAATTCGCCCATGAAGGCTTTCCGCAAGCTGGCGACCGGCTATGGACGCCGTCGGACTGGGCCTGGGCCGGCGGTCTCCTGAATGCGCTGTTGCCGAGCCTGATGCTTGGCGTTCCCGTCGTTTCCTCGCCGGCACAGAAATTCGATCCGCACATGGCCTTCCGCATCATGGCCGAGATGGAGGTGCGCAATGCCTTCATTCCGCCGACGGCGCTGCGCCTGCTGAAGTCGGTCGACAATCCGCGGGCGCATTACGATCTCAAGCTGCGTACCATCGGTTCGGCCGGCGAAGCGCTTGGCCGCGAAACCTTCGAATGGGCGCGGTCCGCGCTTGGCGTGAGCGTCAACGAATTCTTCGGTCAGACGGAATGCAATTTCGTGCTCTCTTCCAGCGAAGCCTTCGGCGTCAGCCGTGCTGGCGCGACGGGCAAACCAGTACCCGGCCATCGTGTCGCAATCGTCGATGCCGATGGTATCGAGGTTCCCGTGGGCGAGACGGGACAAATCGCGATCAAGCGGCCTGATCCGGTGATGTTCCTCGGCTACTGGCAGAACGAGGCGGCGACCGAGGCGAAATTCGCCAATGACTGGCTGCTGACCGGCGATATCGGCCGGCAGGATGCGGATGGCTATATTTCCTTCGTCGGGCGCGATGACGATGTCATCACCTCGTCCGGCTATCGCATCGGCCCGAGCGAGATCGAGGATTGCCTCGGCGGCCATCCTGCCGTGCAGCTTGCCGCGGCTGTGGGAAAGCCGGATGCGGTCAGGACGGAAATTGTCAAGGCCTATGTCGTTCTCGTGCCCGGCCACGAGCCAAGCGAGGCGCTCGCGGCCGAAATTCGCAAGTGGGTGAAGACCCGGCTTTCCATGCACGAATATCCGCGTGAGATCGAATTCGTCGACGCTCTGCCGCTGACGACCTCGGGCAAGGTGATCCGCCGCCTGCTGCGCGAGCGGGCGATTGCCGAGGCGCCATCTTCAAAAAACTAG
- a CDS encoding YqaA family protein, with amino-acid sequence MLRRLYDWTMSLAGRKSAEIWLAVIAFVESSIFLVPADVLFLPMSLAKPERAWRYALTATVASVLGGIAGWALGYYAFETIAKPILEFYGKLDAFNQMSSGITYEWVLLLLVTSGLAHLPPIKVVTILSGVAHIDLGLFIISAIVARGGRFFLLAFLLRRYGESIRHFIEKRLGQITMAAAAVLIALYGIFHFALAS; translated from the coding sequence ATGCTTCGTAGACTGTACGACTGGACCATGTCGCTCGCCGGCCGCAAATCGGCGGAAATCTGGTTGGCCGTTATTGCCTTCGTCGAGAGCTCCATCTTTCTCGTTCCGGCCGATGTGCTTTTCCTGCCGATGTCGCTGGCGAAACCAGAGCGTGCCTGGCGCTACGCGCTGACGGCGACAGTTGCCTCCGTGCTGGGCGGCATTGCCGGCTGGGCGCTCGGCTATTATGCCTTCGAGACCATCGCCAAGCCGATCCTTGAATTCTACGGCAAACTCGATGCCTTCAACCAGATGAGCTCCGGCATCACCTATGAATGGGTGCTCCTGCTGCTGGTCACATCGGGTCTGGCGCATCTGCCGCCGATCAAGGTGGTGACCATCCTCTCCGGCGTCGCCCATATCGATCTCGGCCTGTTCATCATCTCCGCCATCGTCGCGCGCGGCGGGCGCTTCTTTCTCCTGGCCTTCCTGCTTCGCCGCTATGGCGAATCCATCCGCCATTTCATCGAGAAGCGCCTGGGCCAGATCACCATGGCAGCCGCCGCCGTTCTCATCGCCCTCTACGGCATCTTCCATTTTGCCCTGGCGAGCTGA
- a CDS encoding DNA-3-methyladenine glycosylase family protein: MLSSATNLNQGLRDFMQIIRNERDIEQGLAALLKIDPRLRPVAAEAGSLPLRLREPGFEGLAHIIVSQVVSRASADAIWGKMIAGMGQVTAEGYVGLEPEAWRSFGLSRIKHETLARVAEAVAGGSLDLPALSAESPEKALAELTSIKGIGPWTAEVYLMFCGGHADVFPAGDVALQAAVGMAFGHEVRPLAKAVAREAVVWAPWRSVAARLFWAYYAVKTRRDALPIV, encoded by the coding sequence ATGCTTTCTTCTGCCACGAATTTGAACCAGGGACTACGAGACTTCATGCAGATCATTCGCAACGAGCGCGATATCGAACAAGGACTGGCCGCACTACTGAAGATCGATCCGCGCCTGCGGCCCGTTGCCGCAGAGGCGGGTAGCTTGCCGCTGCGCCTGCGCGAACCGGGCTTCGAAGGGCTTGCCCATATCATCGTTTCGCAGGTCGTTTCGCGCGCCAGCGCCGATGCGATCTGGGGGAAGATGATCGCCGGGATGGGGCAGGTGACTGCTGAAGGTTATGTCGGGCTGGAGCCGGAGGCATGGCGAAGCTTCGGCCTGTCGCGAATCAAGCACGAGACGTTGGCGCGCGTGGCCGAAGCCGTTGCCGGCGGCAGCCTCGATCTCCCTGCGCTCAGCGCCGAATCACCTGAAAAGGCGCTTGCCGAATTGACGTCGATCAAGGGAATCGGGCCTTGGACTGCCGAGGTCTACCTGATGTTTTGCGGCGGTCACGCAGATGTGTTTCCGGCTGGCGACGTCGCGCTTCAGGCGGCCGTCGGCATGGCTTTTGGCCATGAAGTCAGGCCCTTGGCCAAGGCAGTTGCCCGGGAAGCCGTGGTTTGGGCACCCTGGCGCTCGGTCGCCGCCCGGCTTTTCTGGGCTTACTATGCCGTGAAAACGCGCCGGGATGCACTGCCTATCGTTTAA
- the gluQRS gene encoding tRNA glutamyl-Q(34) synthetase GluQRS, whose protein sequence is MIEIPRQKPKFRFAPSPNGPLHLGHALSAILNHDMAAKAGGDFLLRIEDIDQARCTPDFEEGIYTDLSWLGLRWQQPVRRQSEHFAAYQTALQTLIERSLVYPAFLTRGEVKSRVAAFEAEGSSWPRDPDGTPLYPPDDRERSDAERQRLLASGIKHAWRLDMERALAIVDEPLHWQESGDGETGVIPADPVAWGDVVLSRSDAPSSYHLSVVVDDAVQGITHVVRGLDLFHATSIHRLLQALLGLSEPLYHHHRLVLGEDGKKLSKSMGDTGISEWRRQGLSPAELRRRIGL, encoded by the coding sequence ATGATCGAGATTCCCCGTCAAAAGCCGAAATTCCGTTTTGCCCCGAGCCCGAACGGCCCGCTGCATCTTGGCCATGCGCTGTCGGCGATCCTCAATCACGACATGGCGGCAAAGGCAGGCGGCGATTTCCTCTTGCGTATCGAAGACATAGATCAGGCGCGCTGCACACCCGATTTCGAAGAGGGCATCTATACCGATCTCTCGTGGCTCGGCCTTCGCTGGCAGCAGCCGGTGCGCCGGCAATCCGAGCATTTTGCGGCCTATCAAACGGCGTTGCAGACACTTATCGAGCGCAGCCTCGTCTATCCCGCATTCCTGACGCGCGGCGAGGTCAAATCACGCGTCGCCGCTTTCGAAGCCGAGGGCAGTTCCTGGCCACGCGATCCGGACGGCACGCCGCTCTATCCGCCCGATGACCGCGAGCGCAGCGATGCCGAGCGGCAGCGCCTGCTGGCATCAGGCATCAAGCACGCCTGGCGTCTCGACATGGAAAGGGCACTGGCGATAGTGGACGAACCATTGCACTGGCAGGAAAGCGGCGACGGTGAGACGGGCGTCATCCCCGCCGATCCCGTGGCCTGGGGCGATGTCGTGCTGTCGCGCTCGGACGCGCCCTCCAGCTATCATCTTTCTGTTGTCGTCGACGACGCCGTGCAGGGCATCACCCATGTCGTGCGCGGGCTCGACCTCTTCCACGCCACCTCGATCCATCGCCTGCTGCAGGCGCTGCTCGGCCTGTCGGAGCCGCTCTATCATCACCACCGCCTCGTCCTTGGAGAGGATGGCAAAAAACTCTCAAAGAGCATGGGCGATACCGGCATTTCCGAATGGCGCCGGCAGGGCCTCTCACCGGCGGAGCTTCGCCGCCGCATCGGCCTCTGA
- a CDS encoding disulfide bond formation protein B produces MSTTLPSSRAGLGYGVLLTIGMIVVIGSALGFQYIGGYIPCALCLDQRQPYYYGIPVAIIAVLTAVAGLPSWITRGLLIIAGLMMVVGGGIGVYHAGVEWHFWEGPTTCSTTASSVTQNAGDLLGQLNTIKGPSCTEAALRILGLSMAGWNVIASVILAAIAFVGAKKAG; encoded by the coding sequence ATGTCCACAACTTTGCCTTCCTCCCGCGCCGGCCTCGGCTATGGCGTCCTGCTGACGATCGGCATGATCGTCGTCATCGGCTCGGCGCTCGGCTTCCAATATATCGGCGGTTATATCCCCTGCGCGCTCTGCCTCGACCAGCGCCAGCCCTATTACTACGGCATCCCCGTCGCCATCATCGCCGTGCTGACGGCAGTCGCCGGCCTGCCCTCCTGGATCACCCGCGGGCTGCTGATCATCGCCGGCCTGATGATGGTTGTCGGCGGCGGCATCGGCGTCTATCACGCCGGCGTCGAATGGCACTTCTGGGAAGGCCCGACCACCTGCTCGACGACGGCCAGCAGCGTCACGCAGAATGCCGGCGACCTGCTTGGCCAGCTGAATACCATCAAAGGCCCGTCCTGCACGGAAGCAGCACTGCGCATCCTCGGCCTGTCGATGGCCGGCTGGAATGTGATCGCCAGCGTGATCCTGGCCGCTATTGCTTTTGTGGGTGCGAAGAAGGCGGGTTGA
- a CDS encoding MFS transporter, translated as MVSTALASTLARRNIHYGWVVVAATFLTMLVTAGAMGAPGVLIKPLEDEFGWSTSSISSALAVRLVLFGLMGPFAAAFMNHFGVRKVIVFALGTICVGFIGSLYMTQVWQLLLCWGIIIGFGTGLTAMVLAATVSTRWFTKHRGLVIGMLSASSATGQLVFLPLMAELTTRYGWRTTVLFVCGMIVVAALVVLLLMRDRPSDVNLPLVGEIHITPPPTATRNLKAALASPIAILREVSTTSTFWILFATFFICGLSTNGLIQTHFVTLCGDFGIVPVAAASVLAVMGIFDFFGTIGSGWLSDRFDNRWLLFWYYGLRGLSLVYLPFSDFTFYGLSIFAVFYGLDWIATVPPTVKIAADRFGREKAGLVFGWVFAGHQLGAATAAYGAGLTRTELNTYLPAFFVAGAFCLLAAILAITLQKSGSTSKGPAMAH; from the coding sequence ATGGTTTCCACTGCCCTTGCCTCGACGCTCGCCCGGCGCAACATCCATTATGGATGGGTCGTCGTCGCCGCCACCTTCCTCACCATGCTGGTCACCGCCGGTGCCATGGGCGCGCCCGGCGTGCTCATCAAGCCGCTGGAGGACGAGTTCGGCTGGAGCACTTCCTCGATTTCGTCCGCGCTTGCCGTCCGCCTCGTGCTGTTCGGCCTCATGGGTCCCTTTGCCGCCGCCTTCATGAACCATTTCGGCGTGCGCAAAGTCATCGTCTTCGCGCTGGGCACCATATGCGTCGGCTTCATTGGCTCGCTTTATATGACGCAGGTCTGGCAGCTGCTGCTCTGCTGGGGCATCATCATCGGCTTCGGCACCGGCCTCACCGCCATGGTGCTGGCGGCAACCGTATCGACGCGCTGGTTCACCAAGCATCGCGGCCTCGTCATCGGCATGCTCTCGGCCAGCTCGGCCACGGGGCAACTCGTCTTCCTGCCGCTGATGGCGGAGCTGACGACGCGCTATGGCTGGCGCACCACCGTGCTCTTCGTCTGCGGCATGATCGTCGTTGCCGCCCTCGTCGTGCTGCTCCTGATGCGCGACCGCCCCTCGGACGTCAACCTGCCGCTGGTCGGCGAAATCCACATCACGCCGCCGCCGACGGCGACCAGGAACCTGAAGGCAGCACTCGCCTCGCCGATCGCGATCCTGCGGGAAGTCTCCACCACCTCGACCTTCTGGATCCTGTTCGCCACCTTCTTCATCTGCGGCCTGTCGACCAACGGCCTGATCCAGACGCATTTCGTCACCCTGTGCGGCGATTTCGGCATCGTGCCGGTCGCAGCTGCCAGCGTGCTTGCCGTCATGGGCATCTTCGATTTCTTCGGCACGATCGGCTCCGGCTGGCTCTCCGACCGCTTCGACAATCGCTGGCTGCTCTTCTGGTATTACGGCCTGCGCGGCCTGTCGCTGGTCTACCTGCCCTTCAGCGATTTCACCTTCTACGGCCTGTCCATCTTCGCCGTCTTCTACGGCCTCGACTGGATCGCCACCGTACCGCCGACCGTCAAGATCGCCGCCGACCGCTTCGGCCGCGAAAAGGCCGGGCTTGTCTTTGGCTGGGTCTTCGCCGGCCACCAGCTGGGTGCCGCGACCGCCGCCTATGGCGCCGGCCTCACCCGCACGGAGCTGAACACCTACCTCCCCGCCTTCTTCGTGGCCGGCGCCTTCTGCCTGCTCGCCGCCATCCTGGCGATCACCCTGCAAAAGTCGGGCTCCACGAGCAAAGGCCCGGCCATGGCTCACTGA
- a CDS encoding aldo/keto reductase — MEYVKLGRTGLEVSRICLGCMTYGDPNKGTHAWSLKEEDSRPLLRQAIEAGINFLDTANTYSNGSSEEIVGRAIKDFAKRDDIVLATKVFNRMRPGPNGAGLSRKAIFDEIDNSLRRLGTDYVDLYQIHRWDYTTPIEETLEALHDVVKAGKARYIGASSMYAWQFAKAIYTSRLNGWTEFVSMQDHLNLLYREEEREMLPFCEDQKIAVIPWSPLARGRLTRDWDEATARTQSDEFGKTLYTQALEADRKIVDAVGTVAKARGIPRAQVATAWILQKSAVTAPIIGASKPGHITDAVASLEVKLTPEEVEALESPYVPHGVAGFK, encoded by the coding sequence ATGGAATACGTAAAGCTCGGCAGGACCGGTCTTGAAGTCTCACGCATCTGCCTGGGTTGCATGACCTATGGCGACCCCAACAAGGGCACGCATGCCTGGTCGCTGAAGGAGGAGGACAGCCGGCCGCTGCTGCGCCAGGCGATCGAGGCCGGCATCAACTTCCTCGACACAGCCAACACCTACTCCAATGGTTCCTCGGAAGAGATCGTCGGCCGCGCCATCAAGGATTTCGCCAAGCGTGACGATATCGTGCTTGCCACCAAGGTCTTCAACCGCATGCGCCCCGGCCCGAATGGCGCCGGCCTGTCGCGCAAGGCGATCTTCGACGAGATCGACAACAGCCTGCGCCGCCTCGGCACCGACTATGTCGATCTCTACCAGATCCATCGCTGGGACTATACGACGCCGATCGAGGAAACGCTGGAAGCGCTTCATGATGTCGTTAAGGCCGGCAAGGCCCGCTATATCGGCGCCTCCTCCATGTATGCCTGGCAATTCGCCAAGGCGATCTACACCTCGCGCCTCAACGGCTGGACGGAGTTCGTCAGCATGCAGGACCACCTGAACCTGCTCTACCGCGAGGAAGAGCGCGAGATGCTGCCCTTCTGCGAGGACCAGAAGATCGCCGTCATCCCCTGGAGCCCGCTCGCCCGCGGCCGCCTGACGCGCGATTGGGACGAGGCGACGGCCCGCACTCAGTCGGATGAATTCGGTAAGACGCTCTACACCCAGGCGCTCGAAGCCGACCGCAAGATCGTCGATGCCGTCGGCACCGTCGCCAAGGCCCGCGGTATCCCGCGCGCGCAGGTCGCAACCGCCTGGATCCTGCAAAAGAGCGCCGTCACCGCCCCGATCATCGGCGCCTCCAAGCCCGGCCACATCACGGATGCCGTCGCCTCCCTGGAGGTCAAATTGACGCCGGAGGAAGTCGAGGCGCTGGAGAGCCCTTATGTTCCGCACGGGGTTGCTGGGTTTAAGTGA
- a CDS encoding HNH endonuclease has protein sequence MTIAVSPQSLPALVLNADYRPLSYYPLSLWSWQDAIKAVFLDRVNIIAEYDQCVSSPSFSMRLPSVVCLKTYVQPSRNPAFTRFNVFLRDKFECQYCGSHDDLTFDHVIPRAHGGETTWENVVAACSPCNLRKGSKLPKQAGMFPAQKPYQPTVQDLHNNGRLFPPNYLHDSWLDYLYWDSELQP, from the coding sequence TTGACGATTGCAGTCTCCCCGCAGTCCCTGCCAGCGCTCGTCCTGAACGCTGACTACAGACCGCTGAGTTACTATCCCTTGTCGCTCTGGTCCTGGCAGGACGCGATCAAGGCGGTTTTTCTTGACCGTGTAAACATCATCGCAGAATACGATCAGTGCGTGTCCTCACCGAGCTTTTCGATGCGGCTGCCGAGCGTCGTATGCCTGAAGACCTATGTGCAGCCGTCCCGCAATCCGGCCTTCACCCGCTTCAACGTCTTCCTGCGCGACAAGTTCGAATGCCAGTATTGCGGCTCCCATGACGACCTGACCTTCGACCACGTCATTCCGCGCGCCCATGGCGGCGAGACCACTTGGGAGAACGTCGTGGCCGCATGTTCGCCGTGCAACTTGCGCAAGGGCAGCAAGCTGCCGAAGCAGGCCGGCATGTTCCCGGCGCAGAAGCCATACCAGCCGACCGTGCAGGACCTGCACAACAATGGCCGCCTGTTCCCGCCGAACTATCTGCACGACAGCTGGCTCGACTATCTCTACTGGGATTCGGAACTGCAGCCGTAG
- a CDS encoding GNAT family N-acetyltransferase: protein MARPPYTETTDSQVNALTHTLAALHFEAPKAEARVEIGRVGREFCLYPGKLGYELQDELDFLSNRAMEPNVFFSGRFLAPAMPRLEDRQVRLALMRDNSSTRSRIRLLMPFTVDKPGFAIGPSIIRVWSNSFGPLGTPLLDAEDAGETLDNLLEALSRPELHLPSTLVLPDVRLNGHFVQMAKVIAIGRNLPIAVANPFQRPMLQSNDDALTYLKRTISNAHLREMRRQWRLLESLGEVTYSVARQPRDIHGRMEEFLALEASGWKGKKRSALVTDRHHAAFAREAISNLAAIDAVRIHTIDLNGKAVASMIVLIMGGEAYTWKTAFDEAYARYSPGKLLMGELTEWHLDDANVVRSDSCAVPDHPIMSRFWHEREEMGTLIIGLTPNGDRDVRQVTTQLHMYRSTRNMAKLLREKILSLTKR, encoded by the coding sequence ATGGCACGTCCACCCTATACCGAAACCACCGACAGCCAAGTGAACGCCCTGACGCATACACTCGCAGCGCTGCATTTCGAAGCACCGAAGGCCGAGGCTCGCGTCGAGATCGGTCGTGTCGGCCGCGAATTCTGCCTCTATCCCGGCAAGCTCGGCTATGAGCTGCAGGATGAGCTGGACTTTCTCTCCAACCGTGCCATGGAGCCGAACGTTTTCTTCTCCGGCCGCTTCCTCGCGCCCGCCATGCCCCGCCTTGAGGATCGGCAGGTGCGGCTGGCACTGATGCGCGACAACAGCAGCACGCGCAGCCGCATCCGCCTGCTGATGCCCTTCACCGTCGACAAGCCGGGCTTTGCAATAGGGCCGTCCATTATCCGGGTCTGGTCGAACTCGTTTGGCCCACTCGGCACACCCTTGCTCGACGCCGAGGATGCTGGCGAAACGCTTGACAACCTCCTCGAGGCGCTCTCCCGGCCGGAGCTGCATCTGCCGAGCACGCTCGTATTGCCGGATGTTCGTCTCAACGGTCACTTCGTCCAGATGGCCAAGGTCATCGCCATCGGCCGGAACCTGCCGATCGCCGTCGCCAACCCATTCCAGCGTCCGATGCTCCAGAGCAATGACGACGCGCTTACCTATCTCAAGCGGACGATTTCCAACGCGCACTTGCGAGAAATGCGCCGGCAGTGGCGGCTGCTGGAAAGCCTGGGCGAAGTCACCTACAGCGTCGCGCGCCAGCCCCGCGATATTCACGGGCGCATGGAAGAATTCCTGGCGCTGGAAGCAAGCGGCTGGAAGGGCAAGAAGCGCTCGGCGCTGGTCACCGATCGCCACCATGCCGCCTTCGCCCGTGAGGCAATTTCTAATCTTGCAGCCATCGACGCGGTGCGCATCCACACCATCGATCTCAATGGTAAGGCTGTCGCCTCGATGATCGTGCTGATCATGGGCGGCGAAGCCTATACGTGGAAGACGGCATTCGACGAGGCCTATGCCCGTTATTCGCCGGGCAAGCTCTTGATGGGCGAGCTGACGGAATGGCATCTCGACGACGCCAACGTTGTCCGCTCCGATTCCTGCGCGGTGCCGGATCATCCGATCATGAGCCGTTTCTGGCACGAACGCGAGGAGATGGGCACGCTCATCATCGGCCTGACGCCGAATGGCGACCGCGACGTCCGCCAGGTGACCACGCAGTTGCACATGTATCGCAGCACCCGCAACATGGCGAAGCTGCTGCGCGAAAAGATCCTGTCGCTTACGAAACGCTAG
- a CDS encoding class I SAM-dependent methyltransferase, which translates to MITVPFEARRFQSTAAYYLRYRIPYPDRLITRVVERSGLKPGDHVLDLGCGPGQLGIAFARLQGAAVTAMDPEPEMLAEAALGAKAAGIDISIRQGSSYDLGPDIGRLHLCVMGRSFHWMDRPATLEALDKLIEPGGAVVLFHDKGILAEPNWRGILEPLMETYSPERSAERQMRRSKEWAPHEAMLLASPFRNLERIGIISEYTRDIEEIVGRIFSMSSTSPQALGDKAADFEAALRAELLAVAPDGKFREVVEANGLLAFRD; encoded by the coding sequence ATGATCACAGTCCCCTTCGAAGCGCGGCGCTTTCAATCGACCGCGGCCTATTACCTGCGCTATCGTATCCCCTATCCGGACAGGCTGATTACCCGCGTCGTGGAGCGCAGCGGCCTCAAGCCCGGCGATCATGTACTGGATCTCGGCTGCGGCCCCGGCCAGCTCGGCATCGCCTTCGCGCGGCTGCAGGGTGCCGCCGTCACCGCCATGGATCCGGAGCCGGAAATGCTCGCCGAAGCCGCGCTCGGCGCGAAGGCAGCCGGCATTGATATCAGCATCCGCCAAGGGTCCTCCTACGATCTCGGCCCCGATATCGGCAGGCTGCACCTCTGTGTCATGGGCCGCTCGTTCCACTGGATGGACAGGCCCGCAACGTTGGAAGCGCTCGACAAGCTGATTGAGCCGGGCGGCGCCGTCGTGCTCTTCCACGATAAGGGCATTCTGGCGGAGCCGAACTGGCGCGGTATCCTCGAGCCGCTGATGGAAACCTATTCGCCCGAGCGCAGCGCGGAGCGGCAGATGCGCCGGAGCAAGGAATGGGCGCCGCATGAAGCCATGCTGCTCGCCTCGCCTTTCCGCAACCTCGAACGGATCGGCATCATCTCGGAATACACCAGGGATATCGAAGAGATCGTCGGCCGCATCTTCTCGATGTCGTCGACTTCGCCGCAGGCGCTGGGCGACAAGGCAGCCGATTTCGAGGCGGCTCTGCGCGCCGAGCTGCTGGCGGTCGCGCCCGACGGCAAGTTCAGGGAGGTCGTCGAGGCGAACGGGCTGCTCGCCTTCCGCGATTAG